In the Arthrobacter sp. CDRTa11 genome, GGCGCCACTGACGCTGACATTGTCGCCGCAGCGGAAGCAAGCTACGTAGACCATTTCGTCCGGTCGCTCCCGGCCGGATACGACACCATGCTGGACAACGGGGGAGACCCGCTCAGCCAGGGTCAGCGCCAGCTGATCACTATTGCCCGGGCCCAGCTCGCAGGCCGCAGCGTCCTGGTCCTGGATGAGGCCACGAGCTCCGTGGACTCCAGGACCGAACTCCTGATCCGCCAGGCCATGCAACGGCTGCGGCAGGGGAGGACCAGTTTTGTTATTGCCCACCGTTTGTCCACAGTCCGTGACGCTGATCTAATCTTGGTCATGGATCACGGACGCATTATGGAGCAGGGAACCCACAGTGCCTTGCTGGCAGCCAACAGCTATTACGCCAGGCTTTACAACGCCCAGTTCGCCGGCCGCGCGGAAAAACCAGGTGCCTTGGAAGCCGGGCTATGAGTGCAGGGAACAGCTTTCCCGGGAGCTGGAAGCCAAACCAGGCCAGCACCGTGGCGCTGTTTGAACAGTTGCGCCTTCACGTGATCAAACTGGCGGACAGTGGCGTACTGCCGCCGGGCACCCGGCTTCCCGCAGTGCGTGCCCTGGCCGAACGGCTGGATGTGGCCCCGCACACTGTGGCCCGGGCCTACAAGGAACTTGAGGCGGCAGGCGTGGTGGCCACCCGCGGCAGGAACGGCACGGTGGTCTGCGCGCGGGATGAACGGTGGGACGCACTCTCAGCTGCGGCTGCCGCCTATGCAGGAGCAGCCAAGGCGCAGGGTGCCTCGTTCGCCGAGGCGGTCCAGCTACTGGCTGCGGCCTACGACCGCTGAAGGATGCCACGTGGATATTCGAAGAAGTTTTCGATTAGCATTAGTGGGTGCCTAAAGCCGTAGCTGAAGAAACAGCAGTCGAACCCGTTCCCGCCACCGCGGCCCGGACCCCCGTCAAGCCCACGCGTCCGGACCTGTCACGCCTGGTTGTCAAGGGCGCCCGCGAGCACAATCTGCGCAACGTGGACCTCGACCTGCCCCGCGACGCCATGATTGTCTTCACGGGCCTGTCCGGTTCCGGCAAGTCTTCCCTGGCTTTCGACACCATCTTTGCGGAGGGACAGCGGCGCTACGTCGA is a window encoding:
- a CDS encoding GntR family transcriptional regulator, with protein sequence MSAGNSFPGSWKPNQASTVALFEQLRLHVIKLADSGVLPPGTRLPAVRALAERLDVAPHTVARAYKELEAAGVVATRGRNGTVVCARDERWDALSAAAAAYAGAAKAQGASFAEAVQLLAAAYDR